In a single window of the Longimicrobium sp. genome:
- the nuoD gene encoding NADH dehydrogenase (quinone) subunit D, with protein sequence MALKRVVYNVTRNPELAPGGALVHAPIVPVEGEAYEVHDDIAGEHMLINIGPQHPATHGVLRLVLELDGETVVRCIPHIGYLHSSFEKLGEYRDWNQVVPLTDRMDYLAPLIYNCAYAMAVEKLMGVEVTERCKVVRVICMELDRIFSHLLWLGTTAIDLGAFTVFLYTFQQRELIYDLHERFTGARITTSSTRIGGMMADLPAGWIDQLRAFLDGFVPVLDECETLLTNNAIWIGRTQGVGTISGEEAVNFGLSGPNLRASGVAYDVRKDRPYYDYETYDFDVPVGEHGDIYDRYLCRVEEMRQSVRLLRQAIDRLPGGPINVDDPRVILPPKTAAMNDMESMIHHFKVVMEGVRAPVGESWFSVESSKGELGMYVVSDGGSKPVRWRVRGPSFINIAALPHMIEGALLSDVIAVNASLDIVLGEIDR encoded by the coding sequence ATGGCGCTGAAACGGGTGGTCTACAACGTCACGCGCAACCCGGAGCTCGCCCCGGGCGGCGCGCTGGTGCACGCGCCGATCGTCCCGGTGGAGGGCGAGGCGTACGAGGTGCACGACGACATCGCCGGCGAGCACATGCTCATCAACATCGGGCCGCAGCACCCCGCCACGCACGGGGTGCTGCGCCTGGTGCTGGAACTCGACGGCGAGACGGTGGTGCGCTGCATCCCGCACATCGGCTACCTGCACTCCTCCTTCGAGAAGCTGGGCGAGTACCGCGACTGGAACCAGGTGGTGCCGCTCACCGACCGCATGGACTACCTGGCGCCGCTGATCTACAACTGCGCCTACGCCATGGCGGTGGAGAAGCTGATGGGGGTGGAGGTCACCGAGCGCTGCAAGGTGGTGCGGGTGATCTGCATGGAGCTGGACCGCATCTTCAGCCACCTGTTGTGGCTCGGCACCACGGCCATCGACCTGGGGGCGTTCACCGTCTTCCTCTACACCTTCCAGCAGCGCGAGCTGATCTACGACCTGCACGAGCGCTTCACCGGCGCGCGCATCACCACGTCGTCGACTCGGATCGGCGGGATGATGGCCGACCTGCCGGCGGGGTGGATCGACCAGCTCAGGGCGTTCCTGGACGGCTTCGTCCCCGTGCTCGACGAGTGCGAGACGCTGCTCACCAACAACGCCATCTGGATCGGCCGCACCCAGGGCGTGGGGACGATCTCGGGCGAGGAGGCGGTGAACTTCGGCCTCTCGGGCCCGAACCTGCGCGCCTCGGGCGTCGCCTACGACGTGCGCAAGGACCGGCCGTACTACGACTACGAGACGTACGACTTCGACGTCCCCGTGGGCGAGCACGGCGACATCTACGACCGCTACCTGTGCCGCGTGGAGGAGATGCGCCAGAGCGTGCGCCTCCTCCGCCAGGCGATCGACCGGCTCCCCGGCGGCCCGATCAACGTCGACGACCCACGCGTGATCCTGCCGCCCAAGACGGCGGCGATGAACGACATGGAGTCGATGATCCACCACTTCAAGGTGGTGATGGAGGGGGTGCGCGCCCCCGTCGGCGAGAGCTGGTTCTCGGTCGAGTCGTCCAAGGGCGAGCTGGGGATGTACGTGGTGTCCGACGGCGGCAGCAAGCCGGTGCGCTGGCGGGTGCGCGGCCCCAGCTTCATCAACATCGCCGCGCTGCCGCACATGATCGAGGGGGCGCTGCTCTCCGACGTGATCGCGGTGAACGCGTCGCTCGACATCGTGCTGGGGGAGATCGACCGATGA
- a CDS encoding NADH-quinone oxidoreductase subunit C, whose protein sequence is MSDGDAFKKGLEGLDQGPRPSDAGATGAPPPAGDLPPHPSVDALREEFGSAVLRHEVTAGDEHIVYVPAEQNLEILGWLRDTPGHRYDFLQDLTAVDYGGGREIQVVYQLWSIPNRLNLRVKCELPLSALEIRSVYHLWRAADWLEREVFDMFGVVFAGHPDLRRILMPYNYAEGHPLRKDFPLRGRFSRAEQTRRALSMKTEDHYSPRELEIADLLGQAVPDPFNQGETGGQQGQFGGMGGTG, encoded by the coding sequence ATGAGCGACGGCGACGCATTCAAGAAGGGGCTCGAGGGGCTCGACCAGGGCCCCCGCCCCTCCGACGCCGGGGCGACAGGGGCGCCGCCCCCCGCGGGCGACCTCCCGCCGCACCCCAGCGTGGACGCGCTGCGGGAGGAGTTCGGCTCCGCGGTGCTGCGCCACGAGGTCACCGCGGGCGACGAGCACATCGTCTACGTCCCCGCGGAGCAGAACCTGGAGATCCTGGGGTGGCTGCGCGACACGCCCGGGCACCGCTACGACTTCCTGCAGGACCTCACGGCGGTGGACTACGGCGGCGGGCGGGAGATCCAGGTGGTCTACCAGCTCTGGTCGATCCCCAACCGGCTGAACCTCAGGGTCAAGTGCGAGCTCCCGCTCTCCGCCCTGGAGATCAGGAGCGTCTACCACCTCTGGCGCGCCGCCGACTGGCTGGAGCGCGAGGTGTTCGACATGTTCGGCGTGGTGTTCGCGGGGCACCCCGACCTGCGCCGCATCCTGATGCCGTACAACTACGCCGAGGGGCACCCGCTCCGGAAGGACTTCCCCCTGCGCGGGCGCTTCTCGCGCGCCGAGCAGACCCGGCGGGCGCTCTCGATGAAGACCGAGGACCACTACTCGCCGCGCGAGCTGGAGATCGCCGACCTGCTGGGGCAGGCGGTGCCCGACCCCTTCAACCAGGGGGAGACGGGCGGCCAGCAGGGGCAGTTCGGCGGCATGGGAGGGACGGGCTGA
- the nuoB gene encoding NADH-quinone oxidoreductase subunit NuoB has translation MGLSDTGATDRDSTLPVVHQGPPGSLQKESAESGLAQGGIFSGQPSFLTTKLDAVVNWARMNSLWPMPFGTACCAIEMMATAAARYDLARFGMERMSFSPRQADLLICAGRVSYKMAPVLKKIWEQMPSPKWCISMGACASSGGVFDVYSMVQGIDTIIPVDVYVPGCPPRPEGLMYGILMIQEKIRNSAPTSEDEWNAVDELPETGSYLPEQVVNHITAPFGNSTSQNRASGLVSTGAVVRVSDRRP, from the coding sequence ATGGGACTGAGCGACACGGGCGCGACCGATCGCGATAGCACGCTCCCGGTGGTCCACCAGGGCCCGCCGGGATCGCTGCAGAAGGAGTCGGCGGAGTCCGGGCTGGCGCAGGGCGGGATCTTCTCCGGCCAGCCGAGCTTCCTCACCACCAAGCTGGACGCGGTGGTGAACTGGGCGCGCATGAACTCGCTGTGGCCGATGCCGTTCGGCACGGCGTGCTGCGCCATCGAGATGATGGCCACGGCGGCCGCCCGCTACGACCTGGCCCGCTTCGGGATGGAGCGGATGAGCTTCTCGCCGCGCCAGGCCGACCTCTTGATCTGCGCGGGCCGCGTTTCTTACAAGATGGCGCCGGTGCTGAAGAAGATCTGGGAGCAGATGCCCAGCCCGAAGTGGTGCATCTCGATGGGCGCCTGCGCCAGCAGCGGCGGGGTGTTCGACGTCTACAGCATGGTGCAGGGGATCGACACCATCATCCCCGTGGACGTCTACGTCCCCGGCTGCCCGCCGCGCCCCGAGGGGCTGATGTACGGCATCCTCATGATCCAGGAGAAGATCCGCAACTCCGCGCCCACCAGCGAGGACGAGTGGAACGCCGTGGACGAGCTGCCGGAGACGGGGAGCTACCTCCCCGAGCAGGTGGTCAACCACATCACCGCGCCCTTCGGCAACTCGACCAGCCAGAACCGCGCGAGCGGACTGGTGTCGACGGGGGCGGTGGTGCGGGTGTCGGACCGGAGGCCGTGA
- the ndhC gene encoding NADH-quinone oxidoreductase subunit A, whose product MLKPYLPVLILLAVSVANAVFMVVLSTVLSPGKQTRVKAAPYESGMIPLGSTRERFSVKFYVVAILFIVFDVETVFLLPWAVSMRSLGWTGFAAAMVFIVILTVGLVYEWKKGALEWD is encoded by the coding sequence ATGCTGAAGCCGTACCTCCCCGTGCTGATCCTGCTGGCCGTGTCGGTGGCCAACGCCGTCTTCATGGTGGTGCTCTCAACGGTGCTGAGCCCGGGGAAGCAGACCAGGGTCAAGGCGGCGCCGTACGAGAGCGGGATGATCCCGCTGGGGAGCACGCGCGAGCGGTTCTCGGTGAAGTTCTACGTGGTGGCGATCCTGTTCATCGTCTTCGACGTGGAGACGGTGTTCCTCCTCCCCTGGGCGGTGTCGATGCGCTCGCTGGGGTGGACGGGGTTCGCCGCCGCGATGGTCTTCATCGTGATCCTCACGGTGGGGCTCGTCTACGAATGGAAGAAGGGAGCGCTGGAATGGGACTGA
- the dcd gene encoding dCTP deaminase: MSIRPDTWIRRMAREHGMIEPFEDAQVRQGTISYGLSSYGYDMRVADEFKIFTNVNNAIVDPKAFDEKSFVHFQGEICIVPPNSFALARSVEYFRIPRNVITLCVGKSTYARCGIITNVTPFEPEWEGYVTLEISNTTPLPARIYANEGIAQVIFFEGDEGPEVSYRDRKGKYQGQVGVTPPRL, from the coding sequence ATGAGCATACGCCCCGATACCTGGATCCGGCGGATGGCCCGCGAGCACGGCATGATCGAGCCGTTCGAGGACGCGCAGGTGCGCCAGGGCACCATCAGCTACGGCCTGTCGAGCTACGGCTACGACATGCGCGTGGCCGACGAGTTCAAGATCTTCACCAACGTCAACAACGCCATCGTCGACCCCAAGGCCTTCGACGAGAAGAGCTTCGTGCACTTCCAGGGCGAGATCTGCATCGTCCCTCCCAACTCCTTCGCCCTGGCGAGGTCGGTCGAGTATTTCAGGATTCCGCGGAACGTCATCACCCTCTGCGTGGGCAAGTCGACGTACGCGAGGTGCGGGATCATCACCAACGTCACGCCCTTCGAGCCCGAGTGGGAGGGCTACGTGACGCTGGAGATCAGCAACACCACGCCGCTCCCGGCGCGGATCTACGCCAACGAGGGGATCGCGCAGGTGATCTTCTTCGAGGGCGACGAAGGGCCCGAAGTGAGCTACCGCGACCGCAAGGGCAAGTACCAGGGGCAGGTGGGGGTGACTCCGCCGCGGCTCTGA
- a CDS encoding chemotaxis protein CheC — MTDNPVTPRQLDAIREVVNIGAGHAATNLSALTGLRVMISVPRIQWVGGDAETAGSFPGSDALVVVAVPIMGVTEGGGERASLILARETALRMVALMLRRGDPPSGVGALERSALMEMGNIVCAAYVGVLGTFLGKGVMIGTPELLEGEREGLAQQVRGLMIETDFTFLDTTFEGVFVLSHTDVSFSSLLRALGFTDVAEPARGAPSA; from the coding sequence ATGACCGACAACCCCGTGACCCCCAGGCAGCTCGACGCCATCCGCGAGGTGGTGAACATCGGCGCGGGCCACGCCGCCACGAACCTCTCGGCGCTCACCGGGCTCAGGGTGATGATCTCCGTGCCGCGCATCCAGTGGGTGGGCGGCGACGCGGAGACGGCCGGCTCGTTCCCGGGGAGCGACGCGCTGGTGGTGGTCGCCGTCCCGATCATGGGCGTCACCGAGGGCGGCGGCGAGCGCGCCTCGCTGATCCTGGCCCGCGAGACGGCGCTGCGCATGGTGGCGCTCATGCTCCGCCGCGGCGATCCCCCCTCCGGCGTGGGCGCGCTGGAGCGCTCGGCGCTCATGGAGATGGGGAACATCGTCTGCGCGGCGTACGTGGGCGTGCTGGGCACCTTCCTGGGGAAGGGCGTGATGATCGGCACCCCCGAGCTGCTGGAGGGCGAGCGCGAGGGGCTGGCGCAGCAGGTCCGCGGGCTGATGATCGAGACCGACTTCACCTTCCTGGACACCACCTTCGAGGGCGTCTTCGTCCTCAGCCACACCGACGTCTCCTTCAGCTCGCTGCTGCGGGCGCTGGGCTTCACCGACGTGGCCGAGCCCGCCCGCGGCGCGCCCTCCGCCTGA
- a CDS encoding glycerol-3-phosphate dehydrogenase/oxidase: protein MTDAFPPFSAAARHAHRRALAEGTWDLLVVGGGVTGAAAARDAAGRGLRVALVEAGDFARGTSSRSSRLIHGGLRYLESFELRLVFEASAERRRLLELAPHLVHPLAFLFPVFRGGPTGLWKLQAGMWLYDALALFRNISWHRMLGPEGVRREEPGLRADGLLGAALYHDASVDDARLTLANARGAHEAGAAVVPHAEVVEFIKDGGVVRGARVRDRLDPAAEAFEVRARVVMNATGPWSDALRRLADPAAPARLRPTKGVHVMLRRERVGNRHAITFQSPRDGRVMFVLPWGGHTYVGTTDTDYAGSPADVRAEPEDVRYLLDSANSIFPSARLTEADVVSTWAGIRPLLAPQRRASEGLSAGATSREHEIWWDKSGLLNIAGGKLTTYRVMAEQVVDRAARRLRERHGVESGVSPTADLPLPGAPREPWDAFRARVAREAAELGIGEDVAARLARAYGEDADALLAAVRADRALGGRIVEGQPYVWAEVPHAVRAEMALTLEDLLARRLHLFLEAPDGALSAARAVAGRMAREEGIGWDAAEVERQVAAYRKAVEATRSFAPEPAP, encoded by the coding sequence ATGACGGACGCCTTCCCTCCCTTTTCCGCGGCCGCGCGCCACGCGCACCGGCGCGCCCTCGCGGAGGGGACGTGGGACCTGCTGGTGGTGGGCGGCGGGGTCACCGGCGCGGCCGCCGCGCGCGACGCCGCCGGGCGGGGCCTGCGGGTGGCGCTGGTGGAGGCGGGCGACTTCGCCCGGGGCACCAGCAGCCGCTCCTCGCGGCTGATCCACGGCGGCCTGCGCTACCTGGAGAGCTTCGAGCTGCGCCTGGTGTTCGAGGCCAGCGCCGAGCGCCGCCGCCTGCTGGAGCTGGCGCCGCACCTGGTGCACCCCCTCGCCTTCCTCTTCCCCGTCTTCCGCGGCGGCCCCACGGGGCTCTGGAAGCTGCAGGCGGGGATGTGGCTCTACGACGCCCTCGCCCTCTTCCGCAACATCTCCTGGCATCGCATGCTGGGCCCCGAGGGTGTCCGCCGCGAGGAGCCGGGCTTACGCGCCGACGGCCTGCTGGGCGCCGCCCTCTACCACGACGCCTCGGTGGACGACGCGCGGCTCACCCTGGCCAACGCGCGCGGCGCGCACGAGGCCGGCGCGGCGGTCGTCCCCCACGCCGAGGTCGTCGAGTTCATCAAAGACGGCGGCGTCGTGCGCGGCGCCCGCGTCCGCGACCGGCTGGACCCGGCGGCGGAGGCGTTCGAGGTCCGCGCGCGCGTGGTCATGAACGCCACCGGCCCCTGGAGCGACGCCCTGCGCCGCCTGGCCGACCCCGCCGCCCCCGCGCGGCTGCGGCCGACGAAAGGCGTGCACGTGATGCTGCGGCGCGAGCGGGTGGGAAACCGGCACGCCATCACCTTCCAGTCGCCGCGGGACGGGCGGGTGATGTTCGTCCTCCCCTGGGGCGGGCACACCTACGTGGGCACCACCGACACCGACTACGCCGGCTCGCCCGCCGACGTGCGTGCCGAGCCCGAGGACGTGCGCTACCTGCTGGACTCGGCGAACTCGATCTTCCCCTCCGCGCGGCTCACCGAGGCGGACGTGGTGAGCACCTGGGCCGGGATCCGCCCCCTGCTCGCCCCGCAGCGCCGCGCGAGCGAGGGGCTCTCCGCCGGCGCCACCTCGCGCGAGCACGAGATCTGGTGGGACAAGTCCGGCCTGCTGAACATCGCCGGCGGCAAGCTCACCACGTACCGCGTGATGGCCGAGCAGGTGGTCGACCGCGCCGCGCGGCGGCTGCGCGAGCGGCACGGCGTGGAGAGCGGCGTCTCCCCCACGGCCGACCTCCCCCTCCCCGGCGCCCCGCGCGAGCCGTGGGATGCGTTCCGCGCCCGCGTCGCCCGCGAGGCCGCGGAGCTGGGGATCGGCGAGGACGTGGCCGCTCGCCTGGCGCGCGCCTACGGCGAGGACGCCGACGCGCTGCTGGCCGCCGTCCGCGCCGACCGCGCCCTGGGCGGGCGCATCGTCGAGGGCCAGCCCTACGTCTGGGCCGAGGTCCCCCACGCCGTCCGCGCCGAGATGGCGCTCACGCTGGAAGACCTGCTCGCGCGCCGCCTCCACCTCTTCCTGGAGGCGCCCGACGGCGCCCTCTCCGCCGCCCGCGCCGTGGCCGGGCGGATGGCGCGCGAGGAGGGGATCGGGTGGGACGCGGCGGAGGTCGAGCGGCAGGTCGCGGCGTACCGGAAGGCGGTGGAGGCGACGCGCAGCTTCGCGCCGGAGCCCGCGCCGTGA
- a CDS encoding potassium channel protein, translating to MPPRERRSLPLEPLPGGTPLRRRRPPRQPARAPSPLPLPHRFRTALADPVRQFQFSLLLLVLLLCFGTVGYHVLERMGWLNAAYMTIITVATVGYGEVHPLSQAGRVFTMMLIVLGVGIGAWAASNAVEVMLGQTLWTSVQRRRMRQSLAGLRDHYVICGHGRLGTRIVRDLMARGEPFVVIDWSQALEEMFLAEGITHLIGDATQDEVLKTARVEHARGLVAALDSDASNVLAVLTARGMNPHLLVVARANSEASEPKLRRAGADRVVTPDAIGGHRLALALLRPAVHDLFNEIFSFGVEISVDVGQVTVPEDSPFAGQTVAGCDLRRLRNVSILAIREPDGGFTLNPDAQRVIHPGETLILIGPAEAVYELEAMYSRE from the coding sequence GTGCCGCCGCGAGAGCGCCGCTCCCTCCCCCTCGAGCCCCTGCCCGGCGGCACGCCCCTCCGGCGGCGGCGCCCGCCGAGGCAGCCCGCGCGCGCGCCTTCTCCCCTCCCGCTGCCGCACCGCTTCCGGACCGCGCTGGCGGACCCCGTGCGGCAGTTCCAGTTCTCGCTCCTGCTGCTGGTGCTGCTGCTCTGCTTCGGGACGGTGGGGTACCACGTGCTGGAGCGGATGGGGTGGCTCAACGCGGCCTACATGACCATCATCACGGTGGCCACCGTGGGCTACGGGGAGGTGCACCCCCTGAGCCAGGCGGGGCGCGTCTTCACGATGATGCTGATCGTGCTGGGGGTGGGGATCGGCGCCTGGGCCGCCAGCAACGCCGTGGAGGTGATGCTCGGGCAGACGCTCTGGACCAGCGTGCAGAGGCGAAGGATGAGACAGTCGCTCGCGGGGCTGCGCGACCACTACGTGATCTGCGGGCACGGCCGGCTCGGCACCCGCATCGTGCGCGACCTGATGGCCCGCGGCGAGCCGTTCGTGGTGATCGACTGGTCGCAGGCCCTGGAGGAGATGTTCCTGGCCGAGGGGATCACCCACCTGATCGGCGACGCCACCCAGGACGAGGTGCTGAAGACGGCTCGGGTGGAGCACGCCCGCGGGCTGGTGGCGGCGCTCGACTCCGACGCCAGCAACGTACTGGCCGTGCTCACCGCGCGGGGGATGAACCCGCACCTGCTGGTCGTGGCCCGCGCCAACTCCGAGGCCTCCGAGCCCAAGCTGCGCCGCGCCGGCGCCGACCGCGTGGTCACCCCCGACGCCATCGGCGGGCACCGCCTGGCGCTGGCGCTGCTCCGGCCGGCGGTGCACGACCTCTTCAACGAGATCTTCAGCTTCGGCGTCGAGATCTCGGTCGACGTGGGTCAGGTCACCGTCCCCGAAGACTCGCCCTTCGCCGGGCAGACGGTGGCCGGGTGCGACCTCAGGCGCCTGCGCAACGTGAGCATCCTGGCCATCCGCGAGCCCGACGGCGGCTTCACCTTGAACCCCGACGCCCAGCGCGTCATCCACCCCGGCGAGACGCTGATCCTGATCGGCCCCGCCGAGGCGGTGTACGAGCTGGAGGCGATGTACAGCCGCGAGTAG
- a CDS encoding DUF3800 domain-containing protein, translating to MPARATLPTVPTCLFFDESGNLDFSPNGSRYYLFGVLSTADPAPLTVALTELRYQMLGEGLELECFHAAEDTQAVRSRVFARITEVGGFELDVLVADKRRMRAELHDPLEFYSCLAPALLDAVLRRHADGGERLVVVTDRLPLQRHRNAAEKSIKSAIRNTLGARPFSVVHHTSAAHALLQVVDYCTWAVQRKWHRGDGRSYELIRPWIRGEYEALGEIGGG from the coding sequence GTGCCCGCCCGCGCGACGCTCCCGACCGTGCCCACCTGCCTCTTCTTCGACGAGTCGGGGAACCTCGACTTCTCGCCCAACGGGTCGAGGTACTACCTCTTCGGCGTGCTGAGCACGGCCGACCCCGCGCCGCTCACCGTGGCGCTCACGGAGCTGCGCTACCAGATGCTGGGGGAAGGGCTGGAGCTGGAGTGCTTCCACGCGGCCGAGGACACGCAGGCGGTGCGCAGCCGCGTCTTCGCGCGCATCACCGAGGTCGGCGGCTTCGAGCTGGACGTGCTGGTGGCCGACAAGCGCCGCATGCGCGCCGAGCTGCACGACCCGCTCGAGTTCTACTCGTGCCTGGCGCCGGCGCTGCTCGACGCCGTGCTGCGCCGCCACGCGGACGGCGGCGAGCGGCTGGTGGTGGTCACCGACCGGCTCCCGCTGCAGCGCCACCGCAACGCCGCGGAGAAGTCGATCAAGAGCGCCATCCGCAACACGCTGGGCGCACGCCCGTTCTCGGTGGTGCACCACACCTCGGCGGCGCACGCGCTGCTGCAGGTGGTGGACTACTGCACCTGGGCCGTGCAGCGCAAGTGGCACCGCGGCGACGGGAGGTCGTACGAGCTGATCCGCCCCTGGATCCGGGGCGAGTACGAGGCGCTGGGGGAGATCGGGGGAGGGTAG
- a CDS encoding MOSC domain-containing protein, with amino-acid sequence MSSIRLLSIQVALPRTHGNEGAREPLDRAWTTAFFKEPVAGPVWLGRANLAGDRQADTKSHGGPDKAVLAYAAAHYPLWRAELGVEMPFGAFGENFTVAGLDEGSVCLGDVYAVGGARVQVSQPRIPCWKIARRWRRKDLSARVQATGRTGWYLRVLDEGAVAPGDEFGLLERPHPEWTVARANRAMYVLRTREAVLELAACPALAPSLAAGLRQRAAAPRDGGDDGRLLGPNED; translated from the coding sequence TTGTCGTCCATCCGCCTGCTGTCGATCCAGGTCGCCCTCCCGCGCACGCACGGGAACGAGGGCGCGCGGGAGCCGCTGGACCGTGCGTGGACCACGGCGTTCTTCAAGGAGCCCGTCGCGGGGCCGGTGTGGCTCGGGCGCGCCAACCTGGCGGGCGACCGCCAGGCCGACACGAAGAGCCACGGCGGGCCCGACAAGGCCGTGCTGGCGTACGCCGCCGCGCACTACCCGCTCTGGCGCGCCGAGCTGGGGGTGGAGATGCCGTTCGGCGCCTTCGGCGAGAACTTCACCGTCGCGGGGCTGGACGAGGGGAGCGTCTGCCTGGGCGACGTCTACGCGGTCGGCGGGGCGAGGGTGCAGGTCTCGCAGCCGCGCATCCCCTGCTGGAAGATCGCGCGGCGCTGGCGGCGCAAGGACCTCTCCGCGCGCGTCCAGGCCACCGGCCGCACCGGCTGGTACCTGCGCGTCCTCGACGAGGGAGCCGTCGCGCCGGGCGACGAGTTCGGGTTGCTGGAGCGCCCGCACCCGGAGTGGACCGTCGCGCGCGCCAACCGGGCGATGTACGTGCTCCGCACGCGCGAGGCGGTGCTGGAACTCGCCGCCTGTCCCGCCCTGGCGCCCTCGCTCGCCGCGGGCCTGCGCCAGCGCGCCGCCGCCCCGCGCGACGGCGGCGACGACGGGCGCCTGCTCGGGCCGAACGAAGACTAG
- a CDS encoding DUF2339 domain-containing protein, which translates to MNPQDPEALDARLERLERLVEDLQRQLAARADAPAATLEAPPSRARDAVSSAPPVIPGAAAEARRRKARRAGWTARINWDGQLWLNRLGIALVLLGIALLFRYSIEQGWLTPAVRVAIGAAAGAVLFGAGLRLDERRGFGAVLAGGGIAAWYTTGWAAFHLYGLIGYLAAFAGMVGITGLAFGMALRRGSPALGILGAVGGLGTPLILGVSYGTPRGFALYTSLVLAWTAAVHLYRGWRTVLWTAHGFGWVLLFVYARHAPEVRLVPADAWSVQAAVVFAWLALGALPLAKRVVDYRRVQHGHERHWKHLETAHWYALALVPPHAALVVSAAVWHPQPEAWGWWVIAVAGAYAAAAWALYRPDHRIARALLFTASLLLSVGCVAALDGDALLVSFAAQALALHVVAPRGGGVPARWLAHKVFIAAAGWMLFRLVENGDTDAPRVLADLSVLLVGFAAAFLVRSRRERTAYLYFVHAGLLGWVWRGLAPLEGGQGFATIAWCAYGLGLLLLGLKRGSAVLERTGLATLLLVVAKLFLVDLAALHALFRVLLFLGFGSVFLVLSYTLQNWWKDGRPAEGDKRPHAPPAR; encoded by the coding sequence ATGAATCCGCAGGATCCTGAAGCGCTGGACGCCCGGCTGGAGCGCCTGGAGCGGCTGGTGGAAGACCTCCAGCGCCAGCTCGCCGCGCGCGCGGACGCTCCCGCCGCGACGCTGGAAGCACCGCCTTCCCGGGCTCGGGACGCGGTTTCGTCCGCACCGCCCGTGATTCCCGGCGCGGCGGCGGAGGCGCGCCGGCGGAAGGCGCGGCGGGCCGGGTGGACGGCGCGCATCAACTGGGATGGGCAGCTCTGGCTCAACCGGCTGGGGATCGCGCTGGTGCTGCTGGGGATCGCGCTCCTCTTCCGCTACTCGATCGAGCAGGGGTGGCTCACGCCCGCGGTGCGCGTGGCGATCGGCGCGGCCGCCGGGGCGGTGCTCTTCGGGGCGGGCCTGCGGCTCGACGAGCGGCGGGGCTTCGGCGCGGTGCTGGCGGGCGGCGGGATCGCGGCGTGGTACACCACCGGCTGGGCCGCCTTCCACCTCTACGGGCTGATCGGCTACCTGGCCGCCTTCGCCGGGATGGTGGGGATCACGGGGCTGGCGTTCGGGATGGCGCTCCGGCGCGGCTCGCCGGCGCTGGGGATCCTGGGCGCCGTGGGCGGGCTGGGGACGCCGCTGATCCTGGGCGTCTCGTACGGCACGCCGCGCGGCTTCGCCCTCTACACCTCGCTGGTGCTGGCGTGGACGGCCGCCGTGCACCTCTACCGCGGCTGGAGAACGGTGCTGTGGACGGCGCACGGCTTCGGCTGGGTGCTCCTCTTCGTCTACGCCCGCCACGCCCCCGAGGTGCGTCTGGTCCCCGCCGACGCCTGGAGCGTGCAGGCGGCCGTCGTCTTCGCCTGGCTGGCGCTCGGCGCGCTGCCGCTGGCGAAGCGCGTCGTCGATTACCGCCGTGTGCAGCACGGGCACGAGCGCCACTGGAAGCACCTGGAGACGGCGCACTGGTACGCGCTGGCGCTCGTCCCCCCGCACGCGGCGCTCGTGGTCAGCGCGGCCGTCTGGCACCCGCAGCCCGAAGCCTGGGGGTGGTGGGTGATCGCCGTGGCCGGGGCGTACGCCGCCGCCGCGTGGGCGCTCTACCGCCCCGACCACCGCATCGCGCGGGCGCTCCTGTTCACCGCCTCGCTGCTGCTGTCGGTGGGGTGCGTGGCCGCGCTCGACGGCGACGCGCTGCTGGTGTCGTTCGCCGCGCAGGCGCTGGCGCTGCACGTGGTCGCGCCGCGCGGGGGCGGCGTGCCGGCGCGGTGGCTGGCGCACAAGGTGTTCATCGCGGCGGCCGGCTGGATGCTCTTCCGCCTGGTGGAGAACGGCGACACCGACGCGCCGCGCGTGCTGGCGGACCTCTCCGTCCTGCTGGTGGGCTTCGCCGCCGCGTTCCTGGTGCGCTCGCGGCGGGAGCGGACGGCGTACCTCTACTTCGTGCACGCGGGGCTGCTGGGGTGGGTCTGGCGCGGGCTGGCGCCGCTGGAGGGCGGGCAGGGGTTCGCCACCATCGCCTGGTGCGCGTACGGGCTGGGGCTGCTGCTGCTGGGGCTCAAGCGCGGCTCCGCCGTGCTGGAGCGGACGGGGCTCGCCACGCTCCTGCTGGTCGTCGCCAAGCTGTTCCTGGTGGACCTGGCGGCGCTGCACGCCCTCTTCCGCGTGCTCCTCTTCCTCGGCTTCGGCTCGGTGTTCCTGGTGCTCAGCTACACGCTGCAGAACTGGTGGAAGGACGGGCGCCCGGCGGAGGGCGACAAGCGCCCCCACGCGCCCCCGGCCCGGTAG